AGGCAAAAAAGGCCAGATCAAGGTGGGCCAGCTTGCCGACCTGATCGTGCCGGACCGCGACTTCTTCGCCTGTCCCGAGGCCGATATCGCCGATACCACCTCCGTGCTCACCATCGTGGGTGGGCGGGTGGTGTACGGCAGCGGCGGCTTCAGCCAGTACGAAGAGGTGACCGTGCCGCCGGCCATGCCGGAATGGTCGCCTGTACGCGTGTATGGCGGTTACGCGGGGTGGGCGCAGCAGCGTGGTGCATCTCCCGTGGCCGAGCGCGTGGCGTGTGGTTGCGATCATGCCTGTGGCGTGCATGGTCACCAGCACGCAACGGCGTGGTCGAGCCGCCTGCCTGTTTCCGATCTCAAGTCGTTCTGGGGCGCGCTGGGCTGCGCGTGCTGGGCGGTCTAGGAGCGGCGGCCGTGGCATCGCAACAGGAGCGGTCGCCGTCGCTTGCAGTGCGCTGGGCCTGGCCCTTCGCCACACCGGTGGCTCACTGGCTGGCATTGCTGGGTCTGTGCGCGGCGTATCTGCAGGGTGGCCTGCAGAAAGCCCTCGACTTCGGCGGAGCCGTGGCTGAGACCGCGCACTTCGGGCTGCATCCGGCCGCGCCCGTCGCGGCAGCGGTGATCGCCCTGGAGCTTGGCGCGTCGCTGGCCATCCTTACGGGTCGCTGCCGCTGGCTGGGTGCCTTGTTGCTTGCCGCCTTCACGCTGGCTGCCACGTTCCTCGCCAACCGGTTCTGGTCAGCGCCGGCCGCCGAGCGCTTCGCGCTGGAAAACGGCTTCTTCGAACACCTTGGCCTGGTGGGCGGATTCCTGCTGGTGGCGTGGCAGGATCTGCGCAGCCTGGGTGCAGGCTCGTCGACACCGGCCGCATCATGACATCCACAAGGAGCATCCCCATGCGTACGACCTCTGCAATATTGGCTTTCGCCATCGGCACCGCCTCCGCGCTGTCCTCCGTGCCCGTGCTGGCCAAGGAGGTCGTCACGCCGATGGTCGCCGTGGGCGCGCAGTACGACACCACGCACGTCTACGTGGCGCCTGCCGATGTCGATCGCTTCGTTGCCTCTTTCGTGGGCACCTTTGGCGGGCAGAGCACGAAGCAGGGCATTGCCACCGTCACGCCGACGCCCAGCAGCACCAGTACCCAGCTGCTGCAGACGCCGGTGGGTACCGTATCGTTGTTCGGTTTCCGCACGCCCATTCCCCATCCGTTCGGCGGCGAGCGCACCGGTTACCTGGTGACGGACATGGACGTGGCGATCAAGGCAGCACGCGCTGCCGGTGCCGACGTGATCGTGCAGCCGTTCCCCGATCCCATCGGCCGTGATGCCGTGGTGCAGTGGCCGGGTGGTGTGAACATGCAGTTGTACTGGCATACCACGCCGCCGAACTACGCTGCTTTCCAGACCGTTCCCGAAAACCGCGTGTATGTGTCGCCGGATCGTGCGGATGCCTTCGTGAAGAGTTTCATGGCGTTCTCTCATGGCAAGGTGGTTTCCGATGAGGCCAGGGCGCCGGGCGTGGAAATCGGCCGTAACGGTGATACCTATCGACGCATCCGCCTCGAATCCACCTTTGGCAAGGTCACGGTATTGGTGACCGATGGCCACCTGCCGTATCCGTATGGGCACGAGATGACCGGCTACGAAGTGGCCAGCCTCGCCGATACGCTGACCAAGGCGAAGGGCCTTGGCGTCAGGGTGCTCGTGGAGCCGTATACCAGCGAAGGCCGCGAGTCGGCCGTTGTGGAGTTCCCGGGCGGTTACGTGGCGGAGATTCACGCCAGCGCGAGCCATTGAGTCGACATGCAGGGACGAAGGGCTCAGGCCCTTCGGTCCATGAGATGCGGGCCATGAGTAGTGGAATGCTGGCGTGAGGCGCCAAATGACCATGGCCGGCGTACTCGGCGCCGTCCTTGCGGCGGGCGCGATGCCCCTGCATGCGCAGCAGGATGCGTCGGCCGATTCGACCCTGGCTGCTTCCGTGCAGGACGCTACCGCGCGTCCTGCCGTTCGCAGCAATCGTTGGCAGGAAGATTGGTCGGTGCTGACCGATCCTGCCCTGCGCACGCAAGGGGGTGATGCGCTCAAATACATCGCGTTGAGTGCCGGCGACCCGGGAACGTATCTGTCGTTTGGCGTGAACCTGCGCGAACGGGTGGAGATGTCGGACGCGGCGAGCTTCGGCATCGGCCACGTTCCGAACGACAGCTATCTATTGCAGCGTTTCCAGCTGCATGCGGACCTGCATTTCGCCCACTACTGGCAGGCCTTCGTGCAGGTGGAGGATGCCCGCACGGTCAACAAGCAGGTGATCGGCGGAGCCGACCGCAATCCGTGGGACCTGCGCCTGGCCTTCCTCGCCTATGTGCGCACGTTCGATGCGGGCACCTTCAAGGCGCGCGTGGGGCGACAGGATTTCGCCTTCGACCTGCAGCGCTTCGTGTCGCTGCGTGATGGCCCGAATGTGCGCCAGTCGTTTGATGCCGCGTGGGTGGATTGGGAAACCGGCAAGTGGCGCTTCATCGCCTTCGTCAGCCAGCCCGTGCAGTACTCGGATCTGCATCCGTTCGATGACACGTCGAACCGACATTTCCGTTTCGACACCTTGCGCGTGGAACGCCTGGTGTGGGGCAAGGACGAGCTGTCGGCGTACTACTCGCTGTATGCCCGCGACAACGCGCGTTACCTCGATGCCACAGGCAGCGAGCATCGTGATGTCTATGACGTGCGCTTCGCCGGCAGTCAGGCCGGTGTCGACTGGGACGCGGAAGGCATGCTGCAGCGCGGCCATGTCGGCAGCAAGGACATCGATGCGTGGGGCGCAGGCGCGCGTATCGGCTACACCTGGGACATGCACTGGCTTCCGCGGCTTGGCCTGCAAGTGGATGGGGCATCCGGTGACCGTCATCCGGGCGATGACAAGCTGGGTACCTTCAATCCGCTCTTTCCCAACGGCTATTACTTCACGCTGGCCGGCTTCACGGGTTACACCAACCTGATCCACCTCAAGCCGAGCGTGACGGTGAAACCCGTGTCGAAACTCACGCTGATGGGCGCGGTGGGTTTTCAGTGGCGCCAGACCACGGCCGACGCGGTCTACGTGCAACCCAATATTCCCTTGCCCGGCACGGCAGGGAAAGGCGGGCGCTGGACAGGTGTCTACGCGCAGGTGCGTGCCGATTACGCCTTCAACGCCAACTTCACCGGAGCGGTGGAAGCTGTGCATTACAACGCCGGTCATGCCATACGCGATGCTGGCGGTCGCGATGGCGATTACGTCGGCGTCGAAGGGAAATTCATGTGGTAACGCCACACGCAACCGGGTCGGGCCCGGAAGGATTGCATTCGCATGGCTGAAAAAACCTGGTTGCCGACCATCCTCAGTGTCATGGCCGGTTACGTCGATACGGCTGGCTTCCTCGCACTGCATGGCCTGTTCACGGCGCATGTGACGGGCAACTTCGTCACCATTGGTGCGGCGCTGGTATCCGGGGCGTCGGGCGTGGTGGCCAAGCTGCTTGCCTTGCCGGTGTTCTGCCTGTTCGTGATTGGTGCACGCCTGCTGCGTTACCAGCTCATGGCGCGTGACCTGCCCGTGGTGCGGTCGCTGCTGACGATCAAGCTGGTCCTCTTCGTGGTGGCGATGCTGCTCGCCCTGCATTACGGGCCGTTCCCGCGTGTGGACAGCTGGTCGTCGACCCTGACCGGGATGATCCTGGTGGGTGCCATGGCGATCCAGAACGCCTTGCATCGCGTGCATCTGGGCAGTGCGCCGCCTTCCACGCTGATGACGGGCACCACCACGCAGATGATGCTGGACGTGGGTGATCGACTGCGCGGTGTGCCGGTTGATCAAAAGAGCGCGCTAGACGCGCGGCTGAAGAAAATGGGCGTGGCCGTGCTGGCCTTTGCCATCGGCTGTGCCGGTGGAGCGGTGTGTTACGCCTTTGGCTCCATGTGGTGCTTCGCGGTGCCGCCGGTGCTGGCTGCGGCCGCACTGATGCGACACGGAGATGCGCCGCCCGACGTGGCGACGAAGTGACGGGAGCTGCCAGTCGGGTTCTGTCGTCGCTGCCGTCAACGATGCGCGATGGCGCAAGGGATATCGTGGCGCGCCGTTCTACCGGCGCGCCGGACCTCACGAGACCTGCACGGCCTGCTTGCGCGCATGCCCCAGCCACGCGAGCGCGAGGCCGGATGCCGCCAGCAATGCTCCGGCGATGGGCACGGCTGCATAACCCAGCCCCAGGCTGATGACGCCGCCGCCCAGTGCGGCACCCAGCGCATTGCCAAGATTGAAGGCGCCGACGTTGATTGACGACGCCAGTCCCGGTGCGTCGGTGGCGGCCTGCATCACGCGCATCTGCAGCGGTGGCACCACGGCGAAGGTGGCGGCGCCCCACACCAGCAGGCCGATGGCTGCGGTGACATGCGTGGTGAATGCCAATGGCAGTATCACCATGATGACCGCCAGCGCGGCGAGCAGCAGCTTGGTGGCGCCATCCAGCGACCAGTCTGCCAGCCGTCCACCCACCACGTTGCCGATGGTGAAGCCGATGCCGATCAGGGACAGCGATAGCGCGATGAACATGTCCGATGCGCCGGTGAGGTCGCTCAGTACCGGCGCCACATAGGTGTACAGCGTGAACATGGCGCCCGCGCCGAGCACGGTGGTGCCCATCGCCAGCAGCACGGCCGGATGAAGGATGGCCTTCAGCTCCCGTCCCAGGTTCGGTGGCGTGCCGCGTTCGCAGGCGGGCAGGGCAAGGCGCAGCGCGATGATGGCGAGCACGCCCAGCGCAGCCGTTCCCGCAAACGCCTGTCGCCAGCCCAGCTGCTGGCCTATCCATGTTGCCGCGGGCACGCCGCCGATGTTCGCGATGGTCAGGCCCATGAACATGGCGGCCACCGCGCTGGCCTGTTTCTCCTTGGGTACCAGGCTGGCCGCGACCACGGCGCCGAGTCCGAAGAACGCGCCGTGGTTGAGGCTGGTGACCAGTCGCGACAGCAACAGCGTGGTGTAGTTGGGCGCGATGGACGAGAGCAGGTTGCCCACGGTGAAAATGCTCATCAGCAACATCAGTGCCGTGCGCTTGCGAAACCGGCTGAGCAGCAGGGTCATCACCGGCGCGCCTACCATGACGCCTACGGCGTACGCGGTGATGAGCATGCCGGCCGTGGGAATGTTGACGCCGACGCCCTTGGCGATCACGGGCAGTAGCCCCATGGGCGTGAACTCCGTGGTACCGATGCCGAAGGCACCGATGGCGAGTGCCAGCAAGGCTGCTCTGGGTTTCATCACGAACTCCTGTCAGATCTCGTCGGGTAGCGGAGCGTGCGGGGACACCAGCCCCTGTTCGCGCAACGCCTGCCAGAACGACACAGGAATCGTTGCCTCGGCCAGTGCAAGGTTCTCGGCGATCCGGCTGGGACGACTGGCGCCGGGAATAACGGCGGCCACCACCGGATGCGCCAGTGAAAACTGCAGCGCGGCTGCGCGGATGTCTACCCCATGCTGTGCCGACAAAGCGCGAAGGTGCTCGACGCGGGCAAGGATCTCCGGCGTGGCCTTCTGGTATTCATAGTGCTCGCCGCCAGCCAGGATGCCGGAGTTGTATGGGCCGCCAACCACGATGCGGGCGCCGCGCTTTGCGCTGGCCGGCATCAGTTCCTGCAGGGCATCGGCGTGGTCGAGCAGGGTGTAGCGGCCGGCGATCAGGAAGCCGTCGGGGTCGGACTGCTGCAGGGCCATCACGCACGGCTCCACGCGGTTCACGCCCAGGCCCCAGGCCTTGATCACGCCTTCGTCGCGCAGGCGTGTGAGGGCTGTCGCGGCACCGGTCATGGCGGTATGGAACACGTCCTTCCATGCATCGCCGTGGAAGTCCCTGGCCGGGTCGTGGATCCACACGATGTCCAGGCGATCGGTCTTCAGGCGTTTCAGGCTGGCTTCCACCGCGCGCAGCGTGCCGTCGGCGCTGTAGTCGTAGACGATCTTGTTGGGCAGGCCGTGTTCAAACAGTCCGCCTTTCTCGCCGAAGTCGCGGCTGGCGGGGTCTTCCACTTCATCGAGGATGATGCGGCCAACCTTGGTGCTCAGCACGTACTCATCGCGCGGATGGTGTTGCAGCGCGTGGCCCAGTCGCAGCTCGGCGAGGCCGGCGCCGTACATCGGCGCGGCGTCGAAGTAACGGATGCCTTGTTGCCAGGCAGCCTCGACCGTGTCGAGGGCTTCCTGCTCGGGGATGTTGCGGTACATGTTGCCCAGCGGGGCCGTGCCGAACCCGATCCTGGTGGGAATGGAGATGTTCATGCGGGGTGCTTCTCTGAAGTGCTGCGTACGGGGCCCAGTTCGATCAGTGCTCCACGCATGCGATGGAAACTCAGGTCTGCGGCGGTGAAAAACGCCTGCGACCGGCCGTCGGTAAAGTCGTCGATATGCACCACCGTGGCGCCATTGGCCTCCTGCCACGAGATGACATACACGCCTTCGGCAATCTGGCGCCACTGGCAGGGCGATTCGCCGCTCGCCCCGCTATAAGGGCCCGAGACGATGGCGTAGCGCACCGACTTTCCGTCATCGGCGTAAGTGTTGTGTGCGGACAGGCCGTCGTAGTCGACACGAAAGCTGCGGCCGGCGAAGGCGGGTGTGCTCAGGATGGTCATGGGTGTGGCTCCGGCGTGGCTCAGGCCGCGTTCGCGGCATACGCCGGGTAATCGGTGTAGCCGCGCTCGGCGCCGCCGAAGAGCGTGTTGCGGTCGTGGGCGGTAAGTGGTTCACCCTGGCGCAGCCGTTCCGGCAGGTCGGGGTTGGCCACAAACGGACGGCCAAACCCGATGAGGTCGGCCCAGCCTTCACGCAGCGCTTCGCGGGCGCGTTCGGCGGTATAGCCACCGGCATAGATCAGCGTGCCTGGGAAAACCTCGCGCAGGCGCTGCTTGAACTCGACGGGCATGTGCGGTGCATCGTCCCAGTCGGCCTCGGCGATGTGGATGTAGGCCACGCCGATATCGGCCAGCAGTTGCGCGGCAGCGGTATAGGTCGTCTCGGGGTCGGCATCCTCGCAACCGTTGAGCGTGGTGAGCGGTGCCAGGCGAATGCCCACGCGACCCTTGTCGCCGGTGCCTTCGATCAGTGCCTGGGCCACTTCGCCGAGGAAGCGCAGGCGGTTTTCCAGTGAGCCGCCGTAAGCATCGGTGCGATCGTTGGCGTTGGAGTCGATGAACTGGTTGATCAGGTAGCCGTTGGCGGCATGCAGTTCCACGCCGTCGAATCCGGCGGCCATGGCGTTGCGTGCGGCCTGGCGATATTCGTCGACCAGGGCATGGATTTCTTCCACCTTGAGTGCACGCGGCCGGGATGCCTGTACGAAGCCGGGGGTGCCGTTGCTTTCGGCCACGAACACGTTGACGCCCTCGGCCTGGATGGCCGACGAGGATACCGGTGCCTGGCCGTCGAGCAGGCTGGTGTGGCTGAGGCGACCCACATGCCACAGCTGCGCGAAGATGCGTCCGCCCGCGTCGTGCACGGCCTTGGTGACCTTGCGCCAGCCGGCGACCTGCGCCGGCGAGTGGATGCCCGGCGTCCACGCATAGCCCTTGCCGAGCGGAGAGATCCAGGTGCCTTCGCTGATGATCAGCCCGGCGCCGGCACGCTGCGCGTAGTACTCGGCCATCAGTTCGTTCGGGATGTCCCCGGGCTGGCTTGCGCGTGAGCGCGTCATCGGCGGCATCACGATGCGGTTGGGCAGTTCGAGCGAGCCCAGTGTGTACGGCTGGAACAGCGGATCGGTGGTATCAAACATGACGTTCTCCGGGACCGGTGCGCCTGCACCGGTCGAATGGACATGAAAGAGGGGTTGGGTCAGTCCCAGGTCGGCGCCAGGCCTTCGGGATTCACTTCGCGGCCATTGCGCTCGAGCGCAGCGACTTTCGCCATGTCGTCAGCATCCAGGTGCAGGTCGCGGGCAAGCAGGTTGCTGGCCAGGTTCTCGCGCTTGGTGGACGACGGGATCACCGCGTAGCCAAGCTGCAGCGCCCACGCCAACGCCACCTGCGCCACGGTGGCGTGGTGCTTGTCGGCGATCTGTGCGAGCACCGGATCCTTCAGCACCTTGCCGTAGGCGAGCGTCATGTACGAGGTGACGGTGATGCCCTGTTCCTTGAGGAAGGTCGTGAGCTTCGGATTCTGCAGGTAGGGACTGAGTTCGATCTGGTTGGTGGCGATCTCGTGCTTGCCCACGGCGGCAATGGCCTGGCGAGTGAGCTCGATGTTGAAGTTGGAGATGCCGATCTGACGGGTCAGGCCCAGCGCCTTGGCTTCGGCCAGGGCCGTCATGTATTCGGCGAGCTCCACGCCATTGCCGGGTGCAGGCCAGTGGATCAGGGTAAGGTCGACATACGGCGTGCGCAGTTTCTGCAGGCTCTCGCGCAGGCTCGGCACCAGCTTGTCCTTGGCATAGTTGGCCGTCCAGATCTTGGTGGTGACGAACAGCTCGTCACGCGGGATGCCGCTTTCAGCGATGGCCTGGCCAACCTCGGCTTCGTTGCCGTAGATCTGTGCCGTATCGACGGCGCGGTAGCCCAGTTCCAGCGCATTGCGCACGGAGTCGATGACGGTCTGGCCGGTGAGGCGGAAGGTGCCGACGCCAAAGGTGGGAATGCTCATGGAATCAATCCTTGTTGCAGTGAAATGGGGGGGGGGTTCAGGCCTGCACGAGGCGGGGCGTTGCGTCGCGGTTGTCGAGGCGGCCGGCCAGCACGGTCAGGCCGAAGGCGCCCAGCGTGACCAGTGCGGCGATCCACGGCGTATGCGCCAGGCCGATGTGGCTGACCACCTGCGCACCAGCCCAGGAGCCGCCGGCCACGCCGAGGTTGAAAGCGGAGATGTTGAAACCGGCGGCGACATCGGTGGCTTCGGGCGCCACCTGTTCGGCCATGCGCACCACGTAAACCTGCAGGGCCGGCACATTGCCGAAGGCCACGGCGCCCCAGGCCAGCACGGTCAGCACCACCAGCGGCTTGCTCGGTGCCGTGAAGGTGAGCACCAGCAGCACGGCAGCGAGCAGGCCGAAGATGATCTTCAGTGCCGCAATCGGGCCGCGCTGGTCAGCCAGCCGGCCGCCCCACACATTGCCAATGGCAACGGAGACGCCGTAGGCCAGCAGCACCACGCCCACCATGTCCGGCTTGAAGCCCGCGATGCTTTCCAGGATGGGCGCGAGAAAGGTGAAAGCGATCAGCGAGCCGCCGTAACCCACGGCCGTCATCGCGTACACCAGCAACAGGCGGGGCTCCAGCAGCACGCGAAGCTGGCGACGCAGCGGCGCGGGTTCGCTGTTGGGAATGTTGTTCGGCACCAGTGCCAGTGCACCGATCAGCGCGATCACGCCGAAGGCAGCCACGGCCAGGAAGGTCATGCGCCATCCGAAGTGTTGGCCGATGAAGGTGCCCAGCGGAATACCGGTGACGAATGCGACCGTCATGCCGCTGAACATGGTGGCGATGGCGCGGGCTGCCTTGTCGCGCGGCACCAGGTTGGTGGCCACGATGGAGCCCACCGAGAAGAACACGCCGTGGGCCAGGCCGGTCAGCAGGCGCGCGATGATCAGCGTGCCATAGCCCGGTGCCATCCAGGCCACCAGGTTGCCGAGGGTGAACAAGGCCATCAGTCCAACCAGGAGCGGCTTGCGCGGCACGCGTCCGGTGGCGGCAGAGAGAATGGGTGCGCCCACGGCGACACCCAGGGCATACAGGCTGACCAGCAGGCCGGCGGAGGGAAGGCCGACGCCGAGGTCGCCGGCAATCGTCGGAATCAGGCCGACGATGACGAACTCCGTGGTGCCGATGGCGAAGGCCGCCAGGGTCAGGGCAAACAGGGCAAGAGGCATGACTGCAATCCAGGGAAGGGATTCAATGGCGCGCAGTCTGATGGCTTTACATTTGCTTATTAAGCCCTGTATAAGCCAAATACTATTGATTTCAGGTAAACAATGAAAACGACCCTCGACGAACTGCAGGCGTTCGTGGCCGTCGTGGATGGCGGCTCCATCACGGCTGCCGCCGAACAGCTGGACCTGACCATCTCGGCGACCAGCCGCACACTGGGGCGGCTGGAGGAAAAGCTGCAGACCACGCTGCTCCGGCGCACCACGCGACGCCTGGAGCTGACGGAAGAGGGGGCGGCGTTTCTGCAGTACGCCCGCGACATCCTGGCCTCGGTGGACGAAGCCGAAGAACAGATGGCGGCGCGCCGGTTGCGCCCGGTGGGGCGCCTGCGCGTGGATGCCGCCACGCCGTTCATGCTGCACGTGATCGTGCCGCGCGTGCCCGGTTTTCGCGAGCGCTACCCGGAGGTGGAGCTGGAGCTCAATTCCAACGAGGGCATCGTCGACCTGATCGAAAAGCGCACCGACGTGGCCTTCCGCATCGGCCCGCTGAAGGACTCCACCCTGCATGCGCGGCCCATCGGCACCAGCGGCCTGCGCATCCTGGCCAGCCCGGCCTATCTGCAGCGGCGCGGCACGCCCACGAAGCTGGCGCAGCTCGACCAGCACGACCTGCTTGGCTTCAATCAGCCGGAAAGCCTCAATGACTGGCCCCTGCGCGATGCCGATGGCAACGGGCTCCACATCAAGCCCACGGTGGCCTCGTCCAGCGGCGAAACCCTGCGCCAGATGGCGCTGGCCGGCCTGGGCATCGTGTGCCTGTCCGATTTCATGACGCGGGAAGATCGCCAGTCCGGGCGCCTGGTGCAGCTGTTTGCCCGGCAGACGCTGGACGTGCGCCAGCCGATCAACGCGGTCTACTACCGCAACACCACGCTGGCCTCGCGCATCACCTGCTTCGTCGACCATATCGTCGAGGCGCTGGGCAAACGACCCTTCGAGGAGTGAGTTGCGCGCAGGGCGACTCAGAAGGAACCCAACAGGCCACCCAGCACGATCACGGCCACCAGCGCCAGGATCGGACCGACGATGCCGACCAGCGCGATGTCGCGATAACTGTCGCGATGCGTGGCGCCGCATACGGCAAGCAGGGTGACCACGGCGCCGTTGTGCGGCAGCACGTCCAGCGTGCCCGAGCCCATCACCGCCACGCGGTGCAGCAGCGCCGGATCGATGCCGGCGGACTGGGCAATCGCCAGATACGTGCTGCCCAGCGCTTCCAGTGCGATGGTCATGCCGCCGGAGGCCGAGCCGGTCAGTGCCGCCAGCAGGTTGGTGGACACGGCCAGCGACACCAGTGGGCCGCCTTCGATCGACAGCACCCAGTCGCGTACCAGTGCAAAGCCCGGCTGCGCCGCCACCACCGAACCGAAACCGACCAGGCTGGCCACGCTGAGCGCAGGCAGCACGGCGGCGTGGGCTCCCGCACCCATGGTTTCGCGCAGCGACGGCAGGCGCCGTACGTTCAGTGCTAGCACGCAGACGATGGCGGCGGCCAGTGCAACCAGCACAGCCCACACGCCGCCGACTGCCGCAAGGCTGGTTGCTCCAAAGTGCGGTTCGGCAAGGTAGTTGGCGTGCCAGCGTGGCAGTACCACCAGGCTCATCAGCAGGTTCACTGTCACCACCACGATCAGCGGTGTCAGTGCGACCGGGGTTGAAGGTATCGTGCTGCTGCGCTTGCCGCGTGGTGCTTCGGCCGGATCGAACTCGCGCGCCACGGATGCACGCTCGCGCACCAGTTCCTGTTCGGCGACTTCTTCCACGGGAACGTCGGTGGCGTCGCCAAACCCTTCGCCGGCCATGCGCGCACTGCGTTCGGCGCGGGCAAGCCACCACAGCCCGAAGACCAGCATGATCACGCTGGCGATGATGCCCAGGCCGGGTGCCGCGAATGGCGTGGTGCCGAAGAATGGCATGGGGATCGCATTCTGTATGGCGGGCGTGCCGGGCA
The nucleotide sequence above comes from Dyella telluris. Encoded proteins:
- a CDS encoding GntP family permease; its protein translation is MSLFGILLALALLVWLTYRGWSTLLLAPAAALLAAAFAGGPLLAHWTQVFMPSAAGFVAQFFPLFLLGALFGKLMADSGSVTAIANLLTRRLGAQRAMLAVVLAGAMVTYGGVSLFVAFFVVAPMALALFRAAHIPRRLAPAAIMLGTSTFTMSALPGTPAIQNAIPMPFFGTTPFAAPGLGIIASVIMLVFGLWWLARAERSARMAGEGFGDATDVPVEEVAEQELVRERASVAREFDPAEAPRGKRSSTIPSTPVALTPLIVVVTVNLLMSLVVLPRWHANYLAEPHFGATSLAAVGGVWAVLVALAAAIVCVLALNVRRLPSLRETMGAGAHAAVLPALSVASLVGFGSVVAAQPGFALVRDWVLSIEGGPLVSLAVSTNLLAALTGSASGGMTIALEALGSTYLAIAQSAGIDPALLHRVAVMGSGTLDVLPHNGAVVTLLAVCGATHRDSYRDIALVGIVGPILALVAVIVLGGLLGSF